In Centroberyx gerrardi isolate f3 chromosome 20, fCenGer3.hap1.cur.20231027, whole genome shotgun sequence, a genomic segment contains:
- the LOC139909041 gene encoding progestin and adipoQ receptor family member 4-like isoform X1, translated as MVFCKGPRLLDFTKTPPHLQFNRYVLTGYRPVSSAHECMRSLFYMHNELGNIYTHGIPFFLFLVLLPFSIPWAEVESIWICVVHYLACLSPTVGSVLYHVFMNHVGGEHVYDTLLSLDMFGVCLVNTLGALPIIHITLLCYPTMQQMALLAYILLSAYGIYCATTARTNVLRLQAFFWQALFRFSLFLFRVYGSGVGSPNSLRLFFIMDSLAVAGGLVNIIQIPERFSPGLFDNWGNSHQIMHVMVICSIIYLHWGTLEDLAWIKTYQCPGE; from the exons ATGGTGTTTTGCAAAGGACCGCGGCTGTTGGACTTTACAAAGACCCCCCCACACCTTCAGTTCAACAGATATGTCCTCACCGGCTACCGGCCAGTGTCCTCTGCTCACGAGTGCATGAGAAGCCTCTTCTATATGCACAATGAGCTGGGGAACATTTACACCCATG GCATCCCATTCTTCCTTTTCCTGGTGCTGCTGCCTTTCAGTATCCCATGGGCGGAGGTGGAGAGCATTTGGATCTGTGTGGTCCACTACCTGGCCTGCCTCTCCCCCACCGTGGGCTCAGTCCTTTACCACGTCTTCATGAACCATGTGGGCGGAGAGCACGTCTACGACACCCTGCTCTCCCTGGACATGTTCGGGGTCTGCCTGGTTAACACCCTGG GGGCGTTACCCATCATCCACATCACCCTTCTGTGCTACCCCACCATGCAACAGATGGCCTTGCTGGCCTACATCCTGCTGTCGGCCTACGGCATCTACTGCGCCACCACGGCCCGCACCAACGTCCTGCGCTTGCAGGCGTTCTTCTGGCAGGCCTTGTTCCGCTTCAGCCTCTTCCTGTTCCGGGTGTACGGCAGCGGGGTGGGCAGCCCGAACTCGCTGCGCCTCTTCTTCATCATGGACTCGCTGGCTGTGGCGGGGGGGCTGGTCAACATCATCCAGATCCCCGAGCGCTTCAGCCCGGGCCTGTTTGACAACTGGGGGAACAGCCACCAGATAATGCATGTCATGGTCATTTGCTCTATCATCTACCTGCACTGGGGCACACTGGAGGATTTAGCCTGGATTAAAACCTACCAGTGTCCCGGGGAGTGA
- the LOC139909041 gene encoding progestin and adipoQ receptor family member 4-like isoform X3, whose product MVFCKGPRLLDFTKTPPHLQFNRYVLTGYRPVSSAHECMRSLFYMHNELGNIYTHGALPIIHITLLCYPTMQQMALLAYILLSAYGIYCATTARTNVLRLQAFFWQALFRFSLFLFRVYGSGVGSPNSLRLFFIMDSLAVAGGLVNIIQIPERFSPGLFDNWGNSHQIMHVMVICSIIYLHWGTLEDLAWIKTYQCPGE is encoded by the exons ATGGTGTTTTGCAAAGGACCGCGGCTGTTGGACTTTACAAAGACCCCCCCACACCTTCAGTTCAACAGATATGTCCTCACCGGCTACCGGCCAGTGTCCTCTGCTCACGAGTGCATGAGAAGCCTCTTCTATATGCACAATGAGCTGGGGAACATTTACACCCATG GGGCGTTACCCATCATCCACATCACCCTTCTGTGCTACCCCACCATGCAACAGATGGCCTTGCTGGCCTACATCCTGCTGTCGGCCTACGGCATCTACTGCGCCACCACGGCCCGCACCAACGTCCTGCGCTTGCAGGCGTTCTTCTGGCAGGCCTTGTTCCGCTTCAGCCTCTTCCTGTTCCGGGTGTACGGCAGCGGGGTGGGCAGCCCGAACTCGCTGCGCCTCTTCTTCATCATGGACTCGCTGGCTGTGGCGGGGGGGCTGGTCAACATCATCCAGATCCCCGAGCGCTTCAGCCCGGGCCTGTTTGACAACTGGGGGAACAGCCACCAGATAATGCATGTCATGGTCATTTGCTCTATCATCTACCTGCACTGGGGCACACTGGAGGATTTAGCCTGGATTAAAACCTACCAGTGTCCCGGGGAGTGA
- the LOC139909041 gene encoding progestin and adipoQ receptor family member 4-like isoform X2 produces the protein MVFCKGPRLLDFTKTPPHLQFNRYVLTGYRPVSSAHECMRSLFYMHNELGNIYTHGSVLYHVFMNHVGGEHVYDTLLSLDMFGVCLVNTLGALPIIHITLLCYPTMQQMALLAYILLSAYGIYCATTARTNVLRLQAFFWQALFRFSLFLFRVYGSGVGSPNSLRLFFIMDSLAVAGGLVNIIQIPERFSPGLFDNWGNSHQIMHVMVICSIIYLHWGTLEDLAWIKTYQCPGE, from the exons ATGGTGTTTTGCAAAGGACCGCGGCTGTTGGACTTTACAAAGACCCCCCCACACCTTCAGTTCAACAGATATGTCCTCACCGGCTACCGGCCAGTGTCCTCTGCTCACGAGTGCATGAGAAGCCTCTTCTATATGCACAATGAGCTGGGGAACATTTACACCCAT GGCTCAGTCCTTTACCACGTCTTCATGAACCATGTGGGCGGAGAGCACGTCTACGACACCCTGCTCTCCCTGGACATGTTCGGGGTCTGCCTGGTTAACACCCTGG GGGCGTTACCCATCATCCACATCACCCTTCTGTGCTACCCCACCATGCAACAGATGGCCTTGCTGGCCTACATCCTGCTGTCGGCCTACGGCATCTACTGCGCCACCACGGCCCGCACCAACGTCCTGCGCTTGCAGGCGTTCTTCTGGCAGGCCTTGTTCCGCTTCAGCCTCTTCCTGTTCCGGGTGTACGGCAGCGGGGTGGGCAGCCCGAACTCGCTGCGCCTCTTCTTCATCATGGACTCGCTGGCTGTGGCGGGGGGGCTGGTCAACATCATCCAGATCCCCGAGCGCTTCAGCCCGGGCCTGTTTGACAACTGGGGGAACAGCCACCAGATAATGCATGTCATGGTCATTTGCTCTATCATCTACCTGCACTGGGGCACACTGGAGGATTTAGCCTGGATTAAAACCTACCAGTGTCCCGGGGAGTGA